The following proteins come from a genomic window of Meleagris gallopavo isolate NT-WF06-2002-E0010 breed Aviagen turkey brand Nicholas breeding stock chromosome Z, Turkey_5.1, whole genome shotgun sequence:
- the LOC104915117 gene encoding aminopeptidase O-like isoform X1 has protein sequence MNQKFKTWSNICALISAVRHRWCELVVKHKYVSGYGDIEKFLREDQAMGVYLYGELMVNEDAKQQELAYKCFAAAQEQMDMSSAKVVAEMLF, from the exons ATGAatcaaaaattcaaaacatgGAGTAACATCTGTGCTCTGATTTCAGCA GTTCGTCATCGGTGGTGTGAACTTGTTGTTAAACACAAATATGTGTCTGGATATGGAGATATTGAGAAATTTCTCAGAGAAGATCAG GCAATGGGTGTGTATCTCTATGGTGAATTAATGGTAAACGAAGATGCCAAACAACAAGAGCTTGCATACAAATGCTTTGCTGCAGCACAAGAACAAATGGATATGTCCTCAGCCAAAGTGGTGGCAGAGATGTTATTTTGA
- the LOC104915117 gene encoding aminopeptidase O-like isoform X2 — MRAQDRVRHRWCELVVKHKYVSGYGDIEKFLREDQAMGVYLYGELMVNEDAKQQELAYKCFAAAQEQMDMSSAKVVAEMLF, encoded by the exons atgcgagcccaggatagg GTTCGTCATCGGTGGTGTGAACTTGTTGTTAAACACAAATATGTGTCTGGATATGGAGATATTGAGAAATTTCTCAGAGAAGATCAG GCAATGGGTGTGTATCTCTATGGTGAATTAATGGTAAACGAAGATGCCAAACAACAAGAGCTTGCATACAAATGCTTTGCTGCAGCACAAGAACAAATGGATATGTCCTCAGCCAAAGTGGTGGCAGAGATGTTATTTTGA